A genomic region of Cotesia glomerata isolate CgM1 linkage group LG9, MPM_Cglom_v2.3, whole genome shotgun sequence contains the following coding sequences:
- the LOC123272137 gene encoding multiple epidermal growth factor-like domains protein 8 isoform X3: MMGWTKVMSIWAVTWAFCLIVRGLVNPSSLPLSSGSSPSMSQQNVKQVPCDKTRKIFTNSWGVISDGPMGSNYTQDSHCEWLIKANNSRQFITLSFRTMGTECSYDYVFVYDGDSFRSPLLGSFSGKTEPQQVTSSSGYMLILLYSDTNYVLDGFHAEFSVTDCPNNCTRHGKCINNTCVCENDWGGKDCSRELCPNNCSEAGTCGVKRCQCRKGFSGQSCSLHATHPDGNKWHWLSHSEGGMTPRAAHTAIYHSKTDSLYVFGGYNLNYVLSDLQVYRFNTSQWENEFGQVLEGASAAEYLDPMLIAGELERIGLNGAEEKYGISSSSLVWKVLSNIKNSSSSFNFRDSISAADSGDNNRREFIGGRDYRFTRPPARKKRQVPVETTIPLPDDDDDDDIVVIKVNDNENQEKQVLETHPSPRYGHAACKYNNGFVIYGGKLANGSLSNHLWHYNVEARVWTLRARESALIPPPLTRHTLTLAADDNDQENGFIYLFGGSTVDGEFSSSLYSIKLNFTHPEEEQWRQVVVRGGKELDVRVVAHSTVYHKATNSLLVYGGVVASVARFSKLSDRMFVFQLNRKVWSEIHYPRAHLRDTYVPRERAFHTCNIVGNYLVVFGGYSHRHNKEEICYDNQMYLYHLGCHVWVSHEVFGVTDHKDGAGYPKQQGVFAHAADVRNGNTLLLVGGYHGNVNADLLAYTLPPMLAPGDGDYTGAEPEQLCFKHKTFTECSANPECGWCSADEICYGRTIGSNCTTNLQTSRCPGVCPALGDCHSCLIHGQPSSGTGNWGTNSRGKISISNKLNLGTCTWCVQNARCHHKDDNYGVCGLRDDTLSQIPGWWGPKGTEIVRVDECRELDRRPGLTFLKYKPPVNFTQPDSVTIVNATTIDFNVPSMQGAKTESGLGGEMIARLTGFLRLPQYFWDDSAENLKICVSYNSATLRVTHNLDDSDRNSSDEKLEFVANLTAETSQCIPTKWPDGTKMSLQPNGRYLLDFESKRMVTVNYAYPSKMEITHSRKSENPKVFTFEYLEPYQNGTCSQYSNCLHCLTDSSCGWCELNNKCLSRALNETESCVTTVEYNHKNITEWRYLTITPSTCANCSNYITCESCVTTSLCEWWTEEARCARIGRLPNSVLSVDQCPIPCRQRTNCTQCLDEKGRCVWCEATHECFSFSVYTSEYQFGLCREWMDQAGLMGVTSRSSSSSSDQGFSSGNYQCKSCSRHTNCTNCLHSLSCGWCYSLDNPITGVCVQGDFNRPHVNCSLAINDYYAINETTLINRESGWAYAQCPDVDECDLGLHDCHPNAICTNTHGSYSCQCKRGFNGDGRENCTKTCYEKCVNGYCSEAPDYKCECNLGWTGPDCRTNCGCYNHSTCVSAVGVCDECQDWTTGKYCEECKAGSYGNATTSLGCRKCNCNEHGDRDIDYCDRQTGKCFCKDNTEGEMCEKCKKGYYGDPRNGGMCYYGCMSRGMLTGPQGGMTGKQGLGSRYSQLSLWESHLAGSPTRECLWIVRPSNGQLMTNSSDNNNDDDDDDDDDDIAPQSIIQFTINEDINVSCQENSVYVYDGLPDFVSSTSSHQSQLLGVYCTESTNYPVTVEAKSGTLTVHYKQLDEVEGFNASYIVMTCGINCPVNRECRNGQCLCKVGFVGIDCDVELCPNNCTSAKKQGVCDKSYGHCVCAVGFGGRDCSIKLKSHQLVFTELFNSEYLADNLDHLRKTLPRFGHSLVADRRGSLWMFGGYSLSHGPLNDIRLFDTRNNTWMPVTVESTSEASMPQGRYFHAAEIVHSRQQIYVYGGLSRKEEGVSGLSNNTLSDFWKFSLQNQRWSLVTKHISSPPAASTTATTTTTTTTTTTTNNNNNNTTTTTTTTTTTVNSEAKAVPPPLAGHTLTLRRNAESESLILIGGFSPKYGYLNSVWEFNLETELWSVMTTRGNGPLGVYGHSTVYHTKSDSLYVFGGYTYAVNRTFISNKLYALNYKTYTWSVLPPFDDNNDNTEVGSLPQARFLHSAVTTDEYMVIFGGRQNPYNTNDSLIAYEYACNLWIRLITKDTEIIGTPPPPAYAHAMTHADPEVNAIYVVGGFDGGINSHVTQINIPDDLCNLWTEKTVCRKYFGCSFCSVITIAGNNESYCFSNQQSSATHRVDKCNTNVTMSQRSNGVYCNYEWMASRKCQNLKSCTECLAQWPYYRDNEDDDDEDVTPICKWCTNCPTPHGKCIPAEKDCDEQNKCNSRQISIMDVNQCGERQCPASDCEKCSKLDEDCVWTRQVLKTSEFGVKMTSEPIYDWNCVSKDIFERSSIKMASSSTTCEARCSDHKDCSSCLRGTGAEGGWHECRWSTQLNECISPSYQPLYCAGGVCGLVLRSSDILQCPEPCSVFKQCSTCLKHSHCGWCSLDSANITGQGICTEGSLEAPTDHPAGGTCEMLFNQLNPPTESITTTVMPHDFTDAIVIDQDFNLTNETFSIVDTKMSFSWHYVRCPPENECINGHHTCSAKSEKCFDLDEGFECMCGDGYKNETTWSTALSFSSSSSMLTSPSMNEYGRKMCVPMCTQGCVRGTCIEPNVCRCDFGYVGANCSIQCQCNGHSNCAGPDKLDVCPKCHNNTMGDQCDKCEPLYVGNPADNGQCVPCLEYCNGHTRICINESMTVSDPNSVDRMSIELLQKQLIEGPVAKAKCVNCGNNTRGDKCGECVSGYFRGTEDLRDVCRPCECHGHGNTCDPVTGEKCNCGNNTESEPLCTSGPSKSGNPGGGKPCWMVQCSKCRENYAGNPTMGHQCYKTVTVDNKMCFDSKLIDECKLKPKPLNPGQTVFYMVQPRFMNVDIRIMVDVTQGALDLFLSPRDDSFVVTINSTTGYQDVELDGRFKWRKDHYDNWFEDDHSMLDRIRIVEFHPHSPYSPYSPYSSMINSSGQVEQTNWNNGPQFLVMERYASDNLATFVTIEQRNTFLVIRNLTNRLVLTLPEDKHELGLTKFHIALRAIDPPYVVDLTGGRAAYGMIFFRQDQLHIDLFVFFSVFFSCFFLFLAACVVAWKTKQAADVRRARRRHVVEMLHMAKRPFASAIILYDRDGNLGESPTSPQQRKPARLARNKIVNFHSDVRPVAVEPTDDGVAAVATVFIRLPGGPHAPVKLALGSSLILLTRVYPVNSRVFLRRRNSHAVS, encoded by the exons ATGATGGGGTGGACCAAAGTAATGTCAATATGGGCAGTCACTTGGGCCTTTTGCTTGATAGTCCGCGGGCTGGTTAATCCTTCCTCGCTGCCTCTGTCCTCGGGCTCCTCGCCGTCAATGTCTCAGCAGAATGTCAAGCAAGTTCCCTGCGACAAAACTCGTAAGATATTTACAAACTCATGGGGAGTAATCAGCGACGGGCCAATGGGTTCTAATTACACCCAGGATTCTCACTGCGAGTGGCTTATTAAAG CAAACAACAGCAGACAATTTATAACCTTGAGCTTCAGGACAATGGGAACAGAGTGCAGTTATGATTATGTGTTTGTATACGACGGAGATTCATTTCGTTCGCCTCTTCTAGGGAGTTTTAGTGGCAAAACTGAGCCTCAGCAAGTGACATCATCATCCGGTTAt ATGTTAATTTTGCTGTACAGCGACACTAACTACGTTTTAGACGGGTTTCATGCCGAGTTTTCAGTCACTGATTGTCCAAATAACTGCACCAGGCACGGCAAGTGCATCAACAACACCTGTGTCTGTGAAAATGATTGGGGAGGAAAGGATTGCTCAAGGGAATTATGTCCAAACAATTGCAGCGAGGCTGGAACTTGTGGAGTCAAACGGTGCCAATGTCGGAAAGGTTTTTCTGGACAATCTTGTTCCTTGCATGCTACTCATCCTGATGGTAACAA atGGCATTGGTTATCCCATTCAGAGGGTGGAATGACACCTCGAGCTGCTCACACAGCCATCTATCACAGTAAAACAGATTCTCTCTACGTATTTGGTGGTTACAATCTAAACTACGTCCTCAGTGACCTCCAGGTCTATCGGTTCAACACCAGTCAGTGGGAAAACGAGTTTGGGCAAGTCCTAGAAGGTGCTTCTGCTGCTGAATATTTGGATCCCATGCTAATTGCTGGTGAATTGGAACGCATTGGACTGAACGGTGCTGAAGAAAAATACGGAATATCCTCGAGTTCGTTAGTCTGGAAAGTCCTCTCCAATATAAAAAACAGTTCAAGCAGTTTCAATTTTCGGGACAGTATCAGCGCTGCTGACAGCGGTGATAATAATAGGCGAGAATTCATCGGCGGGCGTGATTACCGTTTTACCAGACCTCCTGCTAGAAAGAAACGACAGGTTCCAGTAGAGACTACTATACCTCTGCcggatgatgatgatgatgatgatattgTTGTTATAAAAGTCAATGATAATGAAAACCAGGAAAAACAAGTCCTGGAAACTCATCCTAGTCCAAGGTACGGTCACGCGGCTTGTAAGTACAATAATGGATTTGTTATTTATGGAGGAAAATTGGCAAACGGGTCACTGTCTAATCACCTCTGGCACTACAATGTCGAAGCGAGAGTTTGGACTCTGAGAGCAAGAGAGTCTGCGTTGATTCCTCCACCGCTTACTCGACATACTTTAACCCTTGCGGCTGATGATAATGATCAAGAAAATGGTTTTATATATCTGTTTGGAGGAAGCACAGTTGACGGAGAATTCTCCTCAAGTTTGTACAGTATAAAGTTGAATTTTACCCACCCGGAAGAAGAACAGTGGCGCCAGGTGGTTGTTCGCGGTGGAAAAGAATTGGACGTAAGAGTTGTCGCGCACTCGACTGTCTATCACAAAGCGACAAATTCACTGCTGGTGTATGGTGGTGTAGTAGCAAGCGTTGCGCGGTTCAGCAAACTCTCAGACAGGATGTTTGTCTTTCAGCTGAACCGCAAAGTCTGGTCAGAGATTCATTACCCGCGTGCGCACCTCCGAGACACCTATGTTCCGCGAGAGCGCGCTTTTCACACTTGCAATATTGTCGGTAATTACTTGGTGGTATTTGGTGGGTACTCCCATCGACACAACAAGGAAGAAATCTGCTATGACAATCAGATGTACTTGTATCACTTGGGCTGTCATGTCTGGGTTAGTCACGAGGTCTTTGGAGTCACCGATCACAAAGACGGTGCTGGATATCCCAAACAACAGGGAGTTTTTGCCCATGCAGCTGATGTAAGGAATGGCAATACTTTGTTACTGGTTGGTGGGTATCACGGGAACGTCAATGCTGATCTTTTGGCGTACACTTTGCCGCCGATGCTGGCACCCGGTGACGGTGATTACACTGGAGCTGAACCAGAGCAGCTTTGTTTCAAGCACAAGACCTTTACAGAGTGCTCTGCCAATCCAGAGTGTGGATGGTGTTCTGCTGACGAGATCTGCTATGGAAGAACAATTGGAAGTAATTGTACAACCAACTTGCAAACTTCCCGTTGTCCTGGTGTGTGTCCTGCTTTGGGTGATTGTCACTCTTGTTTAATTCACGGACAGCCCAGCAGCGGAACCGGCAACTGGGGAACCAATTCTCGgggaaaaatttctatttctaACAAGTTAAACCTCGGAACGTGTACTTGGTGTGTTCAAAATGCCCGTTGTCATCACAAAGACGATAATTATGGCGTCTGTGGTCTGCGTGATGACACTTTGTCCCAGATTCCAGGCTGGTGGGGACCAAAGGGCACTGAAATAGTCAGAGTAGATGAGTGTCGTGAGCTGGATCGTCGGCCTGGATTGACGTTTCTCAAATACAAACCTCCTGTAAACTTCACCCAACCGGATTCAGTTACCATTGTCAACGCTACGACTATTGACTTCAACGTTCCATCTATGCAAGGCGCTAAAACAGAGTCTGGCCTCGGTGGAGAGATGATTGCCCGGCTCACCGGGTTCCTCAGACTTCCACAGTATTTTTGGGATGACAGCGCTGAAAACTTGAAGATTTGTGTCAGCTACAACAGCGCCACCCTAAGAGTCACTCACAATCTTGATGATAGTGATCGTAATAGTAGTGATGAAAAATTGGAATTTGTGGCTAATTTAACTGCTGAAACATCCCAGTGTATTCCAACAAAATGGCCTGATGGAACAAAAATGTCGCTACAGCCAAATGGCCGGTATTTGTTGGACTTTGAATCTAAACGGATGGTCACTGTAAATTACGCCTATCCGAGTAAAATGGAAATAACTCACAGTAGAAAATCAGAGAACCCCAAGGTCTTTACTTTCGAGTATCTTGAACCGTATCAGAATGGAACTTGTAGCCAGTACAGCAATTGTCTTCACTGTTTGACCGACTCGTCTTGCGGATGGTGTGAGTTGAACAACAAGTGCTTGTCTCGCGCTCTCAATGAAACTGAAAGCTGTGTAACGACTGTCGAGTATAACCACAAAAATATTACCGAGTGGCGTTATCTAACCATAACGCCATCTACATGTGCAAATTGCTCAAACTACATAACCTGTGAGTCTTGTGTGACAACCAGTTTGTGCGAATGGTGGACCGAAGAAGCCAGATGTGCTCGAATTGGTCGACTACCCAACAGTGTTCTCAGTGTTGATCAGTGTCCCATTCCGTGTCGACAAAGAACCAACTGTACTCAGTGTTTGGACGAAAAAGGCCGCTGTGTTTGGTGCGAAGCAACACACGAGTGCTTTTCCTTCTCTGTTTATACTTCAGAGTACCAGTTTGGGTTGTGTCGCGAGTGGATGGATCAAGCTGGACTGATGGGTGTCACTTCTAGG tcctcatcatcatcatcggaTCAAGGATTCTCTTCGGGAAACTATCAGTGTAAAAGTTGTAGCCGTCATACCAACTGTACAAATTGTTTGCACTCTTTGAGTTGTGGCTGGTGCTACAGTCTTGACAATCCCATCACTGGAGTTTGCGTCCAGGGTGATTTTAATCGGCCCCATGTCAATTGCAGTCTTGCCATCAATGACTACTACGCGATAAACGAAACAACGTTGATAAATCGGGAATCTGGATGGGCGTATGCCCAGTGCCCGGATGTTGATGAGTGTGATCTTGGACTACACGACTGTCATCCCAATGCTATTTGTACCAACACTCACGGAAGCTACAGCTGTCAATGTAAGCGAGGGTTCAACGGTGATGGTCGGGAAAATTGTACCAAAACTTGCTACGAAAAGTGTGTTAATGGTTATTGCAGTGAAGCGCCAGATTACAAATGCGAGTGTAATCTTGGATGGACTGGGCCTGATTGTAGAACCAATTGTGGGTGTTACAATCATTCGACTTGTGTTAGTGCTGTAGGAGTGTGTGATGAATGCCAAGATTGGACTACAGGTAAATACTGTGAGGAATGCAAAGCTGGAAGCTACGGTAATGCCACTACGTCTTTGGGATGCAGGAAATGTAATTGTAACGAGCATGGAGACCGCGATATTGATTACTGTGATCGACAGACTGGCAAGTGCTTCTGTAAAGACAACACTGAAGGCGAAATGTGTGAAAAATGCAAGAAAGGTTACTACGGAGATCCAAGAAATGGCGGAATGTGCTACTACGGGTGTATGTCTCGTGGAATGCTCACTGGGCCCCAAGGTGGAATGACTGGCAAACAAGGTCTAGGCAGTAGATACTCCCAGCTATCACTGTGGGAAAGTCATCTTGCTGGTAGTCCTACCCGTGAGTGTCTCTGGATTGTCCGTCCATCCAACGGTCAGTTAATGACCAATTCCAgtgataataacaatgatgatgatgatgatgatgatgatgatgatatcGCCCCCCAGAGTATCATCCAGTTTACAATTAATGAAGATATAAATGTAAGCTGTCAGGAAAACAGTGTCTATGTCTATGATGGTCTGCCTGATTTTGTTTCATCGACCAGCAGCCATCAGAGCCAATTGTTGGGTGTTTATTGCACTGAAAGTACTAACTATCCGGTGACTGTTGAAGCCAAGTCGGGGACTCTTACTGTTCATTACAAACAGCTGGATGAAGTTGAAGGGTTTAACGCGAGTTACATCGTTATGACTTGTGGGATAAACTGTCCGGTAAATAGAGAGTGTAGGAACGGGCAGTGTCTTTGCAAAGTTGGTTTTGTTGGTATTGATTGTGATGTTGAATTGTGTCCAAACAATTGCACGTCTGCGAAAAAACAGGGTGTCTGTGATAAAAGTTACGGCCACTGTGTCTGTGCGGTTGGGTTTGGTGGTCGTGATtgctcaattaaattaaagtctCATCAATTGGTATTCACGGAACTGTTCAATTCCGAGTATCTTGCTGATAATTTGGATCATTTACGGAAGACACTGCCAAGATTTGGACACAGTCTCGTTGCAGATCGACGAGGAAGTCTCTGGATGTTTGGCGGGTACTCACTGAGCCACGGTCCGTTGAATGACATTCGTCTTTTTGACACTAGAAACAACACTTGGATGCCGGTGACCGTTGAATCTACTTCCGAAGCTTCTATGCCTCAAGGCCGGTACTTTCACGCTGCTGAAATAGTTCACAGTCGTCAACAGATTTACGTCTACGGAGGATTGTCACGCAAAGAGGAAGGTGTCAGTGGATTGTCCAACAATACACTGAGTGATTTCTGGAAGTTTAGCTTACAAAATCAACGATGGAGTCTTGTTACTAAACACATTTCTTCTCCACCAGCGGCATCTACCACAGCAACGAcgactactactactactactactactactactaataataataataataatactactACTACAACTACTACTACTACAACAACTGTAAATTCTGAGGCTAAAGCAGTCCCACCACCATTAGCAGGACACACTTTGACCCTACGTCGCAACGCCGAGTCGGagagtttaattttaatcggTGGTTTCAGTCCCAAGTATGGATATCTAAACAGTGTCTgggaatttaatttagaaacaGAGTTGTGGTCGGTGATGACAACACGAGGAAACGGTCCTCTGGGTGTCTATGGACACTCGACAGTTTATCACACCAAATCCGACAGTTTGTATGTATTTGGTGGGTATACTTACGCTGTCAATCGAActtttatatcaaataaattgtacgctctaaattataaaacatacACGTGGTCTGTCCTTCCGCCTTTTGATGACAACAATGACAACACTGAAGTTGGTAGCTTGCCTCAAGCAAGATTTCTTCACTCTgctgtaactactgatgagtATATGGTGATTTTTGGTGGTCGCCAGAATCCGTACAACACCAACGATTCGTTAATTGCCTACGAGTATGCCTGTAATTTATGGATTCGGCTGATTACCAAGGACACTGAAATAATCGGAACTCCTCCTCCACCGGCGTATGCTCACGCGATGACTCACGCTGATCCAGAAGTTAACGCAATTTATGTCGTAGGTGGATTTGACGGTGGAATAAACAGCCATGTCACTCAGATAAACATTCCAGATGATCTTTGCAATTTATGGACAGAAAAAACTGTCTGTAGAAAGTATTTTGGGTGCTCATTTTGCTCAGTGATCACCATTGCAGGTAACAACGAGTCGTATTGTTTTTCAAACCAGCAGAGCTCAGCGACTCACCGtgttgataagtgtaacaccaACGTTACCATGTCGCAGCGGTCGAACGGTGTTTACTGCAATTACGAGTGGATGGCCAGTCGAAAGTGTCAAAACTTGAAAAGCTGCACAGAATGCTTGGCACAGTGGCCTTATTATCGCGACAATGAGGATGACGATGACGAGGACGTCACACCTATTTGTAAATGGTGTACCAATTGTCCGACTCCTCATGGAAAGTGCATACCCGCGGAAAAAGACTGCGATGAGCAAAATAAATGCAATTCACGGCAAATTTCAATAATGGACGTTAATCAGTGCGGTGAGAGACAGTGTCCTGCTAGTGATTGTGAAAAGTGCAGCAAATTGGATGAAGACTGCGTTTGGACGCGTCAGGTACTAAAAACTTCCGAGTTTGGCGTAAAGATGACCAGCGAGCCAATTTACGACTGGAATTGTGTCTCTAAAGACATATTTGAGCGGTCGAGTATAAAAATGGCGAGCAGCAGTACTACGTGTGAAGCGAGATGTAGCGATCACAAAGATTGCTCGAGTTGTTTACGAGGAACTGGAGCTGAAGGTGGCTGGCACGAGTGTCGCTGGTCTACTCAGTTGAACGAATGTATTTCTCCATCGTATCAGCCTTTATACTGCGCTGGAGGAGTTTGTGGTCTGGTGTTGCGTAGTTCAGACATTCTACAGTGTCCAGAACCTTGCTCGGTGTTTAAGCAATGTAGCACATGCTTGAAACACTCTCACTGCGGATGGTGTTCTCTCGACTCTGCTAATATTACTGGACAGGGAATTTGCACCGAGGGATCTCTTGAAGCACCCACAGATCATCCAGCTGGTGGTACCTGTGAGATGCTATTCAACCAACTTAATCCACCTACTGAAT ctattACAACGACGGTGATGCCTCATGATTTCACAGATGCGATCGTCATTGACCAGGATTTCAATCTGACAAATGAAACATTTTCAATAGTTGACACTAAAATGTCATTTTCCTGGCACTATGTACGCTGTCCTCCGGAAAATGAATGCATCAATGGTCATCATACTTGCTCAGCGAAGAGCGAAAAATGTTTTGACCTGGATGAAGGTTTTGAGTGCATGTGTGGAGACGGTTACAAGAATGAAACAACCTGGTCAACGGCTCTGTCATTTTCATCATCATCGTCGATGTTAACATCACCGTCAATGAATGAATATGGACGAAAAATGTGTGTGCCAATGTGTACTCAAGGTTGCGTTCGCGGAACCTGTATAGAGCCAAATGTATGTCGCTGTGATTTTGGATACGTCGGTGCCAACTGTTCTATTCAGTGTCAATGCAACGGACACAGCAACTGTGCTGGTCCAGACAAACTTGATGTGTGTCCAAAGTGTCACAACAACACTATGGGTGATCAGTGTGACAAATGCGAGCCACTCTATGTTGGCAACCCTGCAGACAACGGACAGTGCGTTCCGTGTTTGGAATACTGCAATGGTCATACTCGGATTTGCATCAACGAAAGCATGACAGTCTCTGATCCAAATTCAGTGGATCGCATGTCCATTGAATTGCTTCAGAAACAATTGATAGAAGGGCCAGTTGCCAAAGCAAAGTGTGTTAATTGCGGGAACAATACTCGCGGTGATAAATGCGGTGAGTGTGTGTCTGGTTATTTCCGTGGTACTGAAGATTTGCGTGATGTTTGTCGACCGTGTGAGTGTCACGGTCACGGTAATACATGCGATCCAGTTACGGGTGAAAAATGTAATTGTGGTAATAACACAGAGAGCGAACCACTGTGTACCAGCGGACCATCTAAATCTGGTAATCCAGGAGGTGGAAAACCTTGCTGGATGGTACAGTGCAGCAAGTGTCGAGAAAATTATGCTGGAAATCCAACTATGGGCCATCAATGCTACAAAACCGTTACTGTTGACAATAAAATGTGTTTCGATTCAAAGTTAATTGACGAGTGCAAGCTCAAACCAAAACCACTAAATCCAGGTCAAACTGTCTTTTATATGGTTCAGCCCAGGTTTATGAATGTTGATATACGAATAATGGTGGATGTCACCCAAGGAGCGCTAGATTTATTCCTCAGTCCTCGTGATGACTCCTTTGTAGTGACAATAAACTCGACAACAGGTTATCAAGATGTTGAATTAGACGGTAGGTTCAAGTGGCGCAAAGATCACTACGACAATTGGTTTGAAGATGATCACTCTATGCTGGATCGAATTCGTATCGTTGAATTTCATCCCCATTCGCCTTACTCGCCTTACTCCCCTTACTCGTCGATGATCAACTCGTCTGGACAAGTAGAACAGACCAACTGGAACAACGGACCGCAATTTCTAGTAATGGAACGCTACGCTTCAGACAATCTCGCTACCTTTGTTACTATTGAACAACGAAATACCTTTCTGGTAATTCGGAATCTTACTAATCGACTGGTACTGACACTACCGGAAGATAAACACGAACTTGGTCTAACAAAGTTCCATATTGCTCTGAGAGCGATAGACCCACCGTATGTTGTTGATTTAACAGGAGGACGCGCTGCATATGGAATGATATTTTTCCGTCAAGATCAACTGCACATTGATCTCTTTGTATTTTTctcagtatttttttcttgtttcttCTTGTTTTTAGCAGCGTGTGTAGTCGCCTGGAAGACAAAGCAAGCTGCCGATGTCAGACGAGCAAGAAGACGGCATGTTGTTGAAATGCTTCACATGGCCAAACGACCATTTGCTTCAGCGATTATTCTTTATGACCGGGATGGTAATCTAGGAGAAAGTCCAACTTCACCTCAACAACGGAAACCCGCCAGGTTGGCGAGGAACAAAATAGTTAATTTCCACAGTGACGTAAGGCCCGTGGCCGTCGAACCAACAGATGATGGTGTCGCTGCTGTAGCGACTGTTTTTATCAGACTTCCCGGTGGTCCCCATGCTCCCGTCAAATTAGCCCTTGGAAGCTCCTTGATTCTACTGACGCGCGTCTATCCAGTAAACAGTCGCGTCTTTTTACGCCGTCGCAACAGTCACGCtgtaagttaa